GCGCCGAGCCGTTTCGGCCGAGACCGTGGGCCAGTCGGTGTCGCCGACGACGCGCCGGACACGGTCGACCCAGTCTTCGAAGGCTCCCCCGATGCCGAAGGTGGCGCTGACGGGCCAGTCGCTGCCGACCATGGCACGCTCGGGCCCGAAGACGGCGAGCGCGTGCTCGATCCAGCCGTCGGCGTGGCGCGCGAAGGCAGCCGGGTCGGTGGACTCCGCCGTCATTCCGGAGAGCTTGACGAAGGTGTCGGGGCGCTCGGCGAGCGACTCGATGTTGCGCGCCCAGGCACGCCCTGCCGTGCTGCCGATTCCTTCGTCGACGGGCGGCTTGCCCAGGTGGTCGAGGATCACGGTGAGGTTCGGGGCGACGGCCAGCAGCTCGATCAGCGCGGGCAACTGCGCGTGCCGGATGCACGCGTCGAAACGCGCGCCGTGAGCCTCGACCACACGCAACCCCTCGGCGACCGAAGGGAAGTCCTCGACTGGAGTGTCCTGCAGCAGATGCCGCACGCCGACCACGCGCGGGAGTGCCGCAAGTGCATTCAAGTGGTCGGAGACCGCGGATGCCTCGAGCGTCAGGTCTGCGCCGGCGACGATGGCGATGAGCTCGGGCCACTCGCTCTCGTCGACCCATCGCGCCTCGTCGAGCGGGTCGGAACCGCCGGCCTCCACGAAGATCATGCCGGTCGTCGTGCCACCGGCACGGTCGACCTCTTGGGGCAGTACCGGGCGGTCGAGCTCGGTCCCGGCGAGCCAGGCGTAGGGGAGTCGTCGCGGATCCCAGACGTGCACGTGGCTGTCGATGAGCGTCATCGGCCGAGCCATCCGCCGTCGACCGGCAGCACGACTCCCGAGACGTAGTCGGATGCCGCGGATGCGAGGAACACCGTGGCGCCCCCGAGGTCGTCGGGTCGACCCCAGCGGGCCGCCGGGATACGCTCCAGAATCGAGCGGGTCCGGGTGGGGTCGTCGCGCAGCGCTTGCGTGTTGTCGGTCTCGATGTAGCCCGGCGCGATCGCATTGACCTGGATGCCTCGGGCCGCCCACTCGTTCGCGAGCGCCTTCGTGAGCCCGGCGATGCCGGACTTCGCCGCAGCATAGCCCGGCACGTTGATGCCGCCTTGGAAGCTCAGGAGGCTCGCCGTGAAGATCACCTTGCCCGAGCCGCGCTCCAGCATCGGCCGTGCCACACGCTGGGTGAGGACGAACTGGCTGGACAGGTCGATCTCGATGACGCGGTCCCAGAACTCGAGCGGATGCTCCGCCGCGGGGGCGCGCTCGATGGTGCCGGCGTTGTTCACGAGGATGTCGGGCGAGCGCGTCGCCAACTCGTCGCCGAGAGCCATGACGGCGTCGCGATCCGCGAAGTCGACCGCTCGGCTCTCGAAGCTCCGCCCGAGCGCCGTGACGGCGTCTTCGACTGCGCTGCCCGATGACGGGATGGTGGCGCTCACGCCGATGATGTCAGCGCCCGCCTTCGCCAGTGCGGTGGCCATGCCCAGGCCGATGCCGCGGTTCGCGCCGGTGACGACCGCGAGCCGCCCGGAGAGGTCGAACGCGCTCACGCTGCCTCTCCCTCAGTGCCGACATCGACGAGGATCTTCATCGCCCTGCCGTTCTCGACGTCGGCGAAGGCGGCCTGCGTGTCTTCCATGGATACGATGCGGCTGATCATGAGGTCGGTCGGGATGACGCCGTCGCCGATGAGGTCGACGGCGGTCTCGAAGTCCGTTCGCTGGTAGACCCGCGCGCCGAGCAGCCGGAGCTCGCGCCAGAACACGCGCTGCAGGTCGACTTCGCGCGGAGTCGGGTGGATGGCGACCACGACGATCGTGCCGCGCACCTTCGCGAGGTGCGGTGCGCCGAGAACGGCGGCGGCGGCACCGGACACCTCGAAGACGACGTCGGCTCCCGCGCCGCCGGTCCATTCCTCGACCCATGAGACCTGATCGGTCGATCGGGGGTCGAGCGTACGGAATCCGAGGCCCTCGACTTGCGCGCGGCGGGCTGGGTCGAGCTCGATGACCGCCACCTCGGCCCCGAAATGACGTGCCACGACGGCGATGAGCACGCCGATCGGGCCTCCGCCGATGACGACCGCCTTCTGGTCGGCGACGAGCTCCGAGCGGCGAACGTCGTGGACCGCGACCGCCACCGGCTCGACGAGGGCGGCGGCGTCGAGCGGAATGCCGTCGGGCATGCGCACGAGGGTGTGCGCGGGTACGTTCCACAACTGCTGCAGCGCACCGGGCGAGTCGATGCCGATGAAGTCGAGGTTCTGGCAGATGTGCTCGTTGCCGGCGAGGCAGGCGGGGCAGGTGCCATCCCAGTCGAGCGGCATCACGGTGACCTTCTCGCCGACGTTCCAGCCGTCGACGTCGTCGCCCACCGCGTCGATCGTGCCGCTCATCTCGTGCCCGAAGACGAGCGGCGTGTCCACGCGGGCATCCATGCTCCCGTGGATGATGTGCAGGTCGGTGCCGCAGAGACCGACATAGGCGACGCGAATTCTCACTTCGCCTCGACCCGGCTGCCGCGACTCGACGTCGCCCACCTGCAGTCGGCGGTCGCCGATGTACGCCACGGTGCGCATGGTGCTCTCCCAGATAGATATGATGAATAGTAGTCTTATCGTAGACCCGCAGCCAGTGAACTTCACTACTCTTTCCGGGTCCCAAGAAGCACGTGGGGAATTGATCTCATGATTTGTCGCAGAGGGTGCGATGCGAAGCCGCGTTCATAAGGGTCTGTCGCTCACCGAGCTGGGATTCGGCGCGTCGCAGCTCGGCAATCTCTACCGTGAGACCACAGACGAGGAGTCCGCGGCCGCGATCGATTCCGCATGGGAGCAGGGAGTTCGCTATTTCGACACCGCGCCGCACTACGGCCTCGGCCTGTCTGAACGTCGCCTCGGAGCGGCCCTGGCAACCCGGCCACGCGACGAGTACGTGCTGTCGACGAAGGTGGGCCGTCTTCTCGTGCCGAGTCCTGAGACGAGCGGGCAGCTGGATGGCGAGGGGTTCGTCGTCCCGGCGGAGGTGAAGCGGCAGTGGGACTTCAGCCGAGACGGTGTCCTCCGCTCGATCGAGGCCAGTCTGGAACGGCTGAATACCGACAGGCTCGACGTCGTCTACCTCCACGACCCGGATGCGCACTGGGCTGCCGCATCGACGTCCGCCATGGATGCACTCATCGAGCTTCGGGATCAGGGCGCGATCGGTGCAGTGGGTGTCGGCATGAATCAGTCCGCGATGCTGACTCAGTTCGTGGAGCAGTGCGACGTCGACCTGGTCATGGTGGCCAATAGATTCACCCTGCTCGAACAGGGGGCACTCACCGACCTCATGCCTCTTGCGATCGAGCGGAACGTCGGCGTCGTCGCGGCCGCTGTCTACAACTCTGGTCTCCTGAGCCAGCCCCGGCCGTCGTTGAATGCCCGATACGACTACGGTGCGGCCCCGGAATCGGCGATCCGGCGGGCGAACGCGATCGCGGACATCTGCGAATCGCACGGAGTTGCGCTGCCGGAGGCTGCGGTGCAGTTCCCATTGCGACATCCCGCCGTCGTATCGATCGTCGTCGGGAGCCGGACCTCAGCGCAGGTGGCGAGCAACGTGCAGAGGTACGCCGCCCCCATTCCCGACGAGCTCTGGACAGATCTCACCGAGCTCGGACTCGTTCCCTCATTGACACAGACAGGCATTTCCGCATGACTTCCATCACCGCAATCCGGGTTCACGATGTCCGCTTCCCGACATCGCTCACCATGGACGGTTCCGATGCGATGAACAAGGACGGCGACTACTCGGCAGCGTATGTCGTCATCGAGACCGACGAGCCCGGCCTGTCGGGCTACGGCTTCACGTTCACGATCGGGCGCGGCAACGACTTGTGCGTCGAAGCGGCTCGGCAGCGAGGCATTCCCCTGATCGGCCGGCGCGTGAGGGATGTCGTCGGCGACCTGGGCGGAACCTACCGGGAGCTCGCGTCGGACTCGCAACTGCGGTGGCTCGGACCTGAGAAGGGCGTCGTCCACCTCGCGCTGGCGGCCGTCATGAACGCGGTCTGGGACCTCGCCGCCCGGCGAGCCGGGAAGCCACTGTGGCGCTTGCTGGCTGACATGACCCCGGAAGAACTCGTGGATGTCGCCGACCTTCGATATCTCTCCGACGCCCTGACGCGTGATGAGGCGCTCGAGATGCTCGCCGAGATGGAGCCCACCCGCAAGCGCAGAATCGCCGAGCTCGAATTGCGCGGCGGCTATCCGTGCTACACCACGAGCGCAGGGTGGCTCGGGTACAGCGACGACAAGCTCCGTCGCCTGCTTCAAGAAGCCGTCGACGAAGGCTACCGTCACGTGAAACTGAAGGTGGGCGCCGACATCGATGACGATGTCAGGAGACTCCGCATCGCGCGGGAAGTGATCGGGTGGGACGCCGCCCTGATGATCGATGCCAACCAGGTGTGGGACGTCCCGGAGGCCATCGAGTGGATCGGGCGCCTCGCCGAGTTCAAGCCGATGTGGATCGAGGAACCCACGAGCCCAGACGATGTTCTCGGCCACGCGGCAATTCGCAAGGCTGTGGCCCCGATCGGCGTGGCCACAGGAGAACACGGCATGAACAGGGTGTTGTTCAAACAGATGTTCCAAGCCGAAGCCATCGACTACTGCCAGTTGGACTCGGCGCGCCTGGCCAGCATCAATGAGATCTTGGCCGTCTATCTCATGGCCAAGAAGTTCGGCGTTCCCGTGTGTCCTCATGCCGGCGGGGTAGGGCTGTGCGAGCTGGTTCAGCACCTTTCGATCTTCGACTACGTGGCGATCTCCGGGACTCTCGAGAACCGCGTCACCGAGTACGTCGACCACCTCCACGAGCATTTCGTCGACCCGTGCATCATCCGCAACGGGAACTACGTGCTTCCCAACGCCCCTGGCTACAGCGCCGAGATGTTCGAGGAGTCCGTTCGGGAGTACTCATTCCCGAACGGCAGTCACTGGGTTTCGAGTGCCGCGATCGAGGGCCTGGCCCTCGAGGCATCCGTTCACTGATGTGTCGCTCGAACCGCGAAGTGACCACGCTAGGCCGGCAACGCCGGATCCTCCTCGACAAGGCCCCGAACCTCACGCTCATGGATGAACTCCTCCACGGCCAGCAGATGAGTGCCCATCCACAAGCGAGCGGCATCCGGATCATGCGCTGCGAGGGCGCGAAGAACCGCACGGTGCTCCGCATGAGTGGCGCGCGTTGCGCCGTCTTCGGTGATGGCTCGCCACATCCGCGTGCGCACGGTCTTGCTCGCCAGTGCCTCGATGAGGGCCTCGAGAGCCGGATTGCCGGAGGCGTGAGCGACGATCCGATGGAATCGGATGTCGGCCTCCATGACGGCATCATGGTCGATCTCGGCGGCACCGAGAAGCGACTCGAAATGGTCGAGGGTCTCGTCGGCCTCGAGAAGAGCCTTCTCGTCGATGACACGCGCAGCCAGCCCCGCCGCTTCCATCTCCAGCACTCGACGAACGGACTGCAAATGAACACTGCTGTGAGCGGCTTGCAAATCAACCATGAAACTCACCGGCGACAACAGCAGGCTCGCGTCGAGCGAGGTCACATACGTACCGTCACCCTGCCGCGTCTCCAGCACGCCCATCATGCACAACGCACGGACACCTTCACGCAACGGCCCGCGGGAAACCCCGAGCTGGAGCGCGAGCTCCTTTTCGATCGGCAACCGGGCACCCGGAGCCCACACCCCCTCGATGATCATTCGTTTGATCTCATCGACGACGACATCGGTCTGAGCCCGCGGAATGCCGCCAGGCGAGCGCGGGGACGAGGACGAGAGAACGCCATTCATGTGATCATCGTAGTTGGCGAGGCTGATGCCCTCTTGGAACAGCGCGGAGCACAGCGATGAAGGCCGCCCTTGCCATGGCGCCCGACATGTTGCCATTCATCTTCGGCGACGACGAGCTCCGTCGGCTCCAGCAACTCCTCGACCTCGACGCAGATCGCATCCTGAGCTCGATCGACGACCTCGACGATGAAGAACGTGCAGCAACCGAACTCCTGATCACCGGGTGGGGGGCGTTCCGGATCGGGCCGAACGAGCTGGCGATGCTGCCGGCCCTCCGCGCCGTGGTGCACTGGGGCGGGGGCATCGGGTTCCTTGATCAGAGTGCGACCGCACGCGGCATCGCCGTGTCGTCCGCACGGGCCGGCAACGCGATCCCCGTGGCCGAGTTCACGGTCGCCATGATCACCCTGGCTGCGAAAGACGCCTTCTGGGTTTCACGCGAGTACTGCAGGGAACAACGGACGATCCACCGCGAGATCGAGCTGCCGCACACGGGGCTGTACGAAACCACGATCGGCCTGGTCGGCGCATCGACCATCGGAACACTGGTCATCGAGCAACTTCGAGATCGCGACGTCGAGATCCTCGTCTACGACCCGTACCTGACGGCCACTGACGCCGCACGACTCGAGGTGGAACCGGTCGGCGATCTCGAAGAGCTCGCACGTCGGAGCAGCGTGCTCTCACTCCACGCACCGGCGATGCCGCAAACCGATCGGATGATCTCCCGCACGGTACTCGCGGCCATGCCCGACGGCGCGACACTCGTGAACACGGCGCGCGGTTCGCTCGTCGACCAGGACGCCCTCATCGAGGAACTCGCAGGCGGTCGACTTCGAGCGATCCTCGACGTCACCGAACCGGAGGTGCTGCCGAAGGGGCATCCGCTCTACGCCCTTCCGAACGTGTTCCTCACCCCGCACCTCGCCGGATCCACCGGAACCGAACTCCGCCGGCTCGGCCGCGCGGCGCTCGCCGAGGTGGAACGATTCGTCTCCGGCGCACCGTTCGAGCATCCATTCCCCCTTACATGATGATCCAAAGTGGAGTACGACAGTGACATCGACCGCCCCTCTGCACGTCGACCACGAACTCGCCATCGAGTGGACCCACTCCAGACTGCACCTGCGGTTCGACCACGGTGACGACCAGGTGCGTTGACGGGGCTGGGCTGAAGGCGAATGAAGACCGTGATCCCGAAACCACTGTTCCGCGACCCGATCCACGACGGGGCCGCCGACCCCACGCTGATCTGGAACCGCGCCGCGGGGGAGTGGTGGATGTTCTACACCAACCGCCGCGTCTTGGCGCCCCCGATCGACGACGTCTCCTGGGTTTTCGGTACCGACATCGGCATCGCCGCCTCGGCCGACGGCGGCGCAACCTGGTCCTATCGCGGCACCGCGCAGGGCCTCGAGACCGGCTGGGGCCGCGACACCTTCTGGGCGCCGGAGGTCGTAGACGACGGCGCGGTCTACCACATGTACGTGAGCTACATCGAGGGCGTGCACTCGAAGTGGGGCGCCCCGGGGGAGATCCGCCACTACACGAGCGCGGATCTCGCGAATTGGGAGTACGAGTCCACGCTGGACCTCGACTCACGGCACGTCATCGACGCATGCGTCGTCCCGCTCCCGGGAGGAGGCTGGCGCATGTGGTACAAGGACGACGACCGCGGCACCCACACCTACTCGGCCGACAGTCCCGACCTGTACCGGTGGACGCCGG
The Agromyces albus DNA segment above includes these coding regions:
- a CDS encoding zinc-dependent alcohol dehydrogenase; this encodes MRTVAYIGDRRLQVGDVESRQPGRGEVRIRVAYVGLCGTDLHIIHGSMDARVDTPLVFGHEMSGTIDAVGDDVDGWNVGEKVTVMPLDWDGTCPACLAGNEHICQNLDFIGIDSPGALQQLWNVPAHTLVRMPDGIPLDAAALVEPVAVAVHDVRRSELVADQKAVVIGGGPIGVLIAVVARHFGAEVAVIELDPARRAQVEGLGFRTLDPRSTDQVSWVEEWTGGAGADVVFEVSGAAAAVLGAPHLAKVRGTIVVVAIHPTPREVDLQRVFWRELRLLGARVYQRTDFETAVDLIGDGVIPTDLMISRIVSMEDTQAAFADVENGRAMKILVDVGTEGEAA
- a CDS encoding aldo/keto reductase gives rise to the protein MRSRVHKGLSLTELGFGASQLGNLYRETTDEESAAAIDSAWEQGVRYFDTAPHYGLGLSERRLGAALATRPRDEYVLSTKVGRLLVPSPETSGQLDGEGFVVPAEVKRQWDFSRDGVLRSIEASLERLNTDRLDVVYLHDPDAHWAAASTSAMDALIELRDQGAIGAVGVGMNQSAMLTQFVEQCDVDLVMVANRFTLLEQGALTDLMPLAIERNVGVVAAAVYNSGLLSQPRPSLNARYDYGAAPESAIRRANAIADICESHGVALPEAAVQFPLRHPAVVSIVVGSRTSAQVASNVQRYAAPIPDELWTDLTELGLVPSLTQTGISA
- a CDS encoding SDR family oxidoreductase translates to MSAFDLSGRLAVVTGANRGIGLGMATALAKAGADIIGVSATIPSSGSAVEDAVTALGRSFESRAVDFADRDAVMALGDELATRSPDILVNNAGTIERAPAAEHPLEFWDRVIEIDLSSQFVLTQRVARPMLERGSGKVIFTASLLSFQGGINVPGYAAAKSGIAGLTKALANEWAARGIQVNAIAPGYIETDNTQALRDDPTRTRSILERIPAARWGRPDDLGGATVFLASAASDYVSGVVLPVDGGWLGR
- a CDS encoding glycoside hydrolase encodes the protein MIPKPLFRDPIHDGAADPTLIWNRAAGEWWMFYTNRRVLAPPIDDVSWVFGTDIGIAASADGGATWSYRGTAQGLETGWGRDTFWAPEVVDDGAVYHMYVSYIEGVHSKWGAPGEIRHYTSADLANWEYESTLDLDSRHVIDACVVPLPGGGWRMWYKDDDRGTHTYSADSPDLYRWTPGGAAVENLPHEGPNVFELGGSHWMLTDEWAGLRVHRSTDLRTWETQDRILAESGSGEDDGGSGLHADVVVVGDDAFVFYFTHPERPPGAPVRDSLYAHRRSSIQVARAYVAEGRLVCDRDEVLTAPILPPGGP
- a CDS encoding FadR/GntR family transcriptional regulator, producing MNGVLSSSSPRSPGGIPRAQTDVVVDEIKRMIIEGVWAPGARLPIEKELALQLGVSRGPLREGVRALCMMGVLETRQGDGTYVTSLDASLLLSPVSFMVDLQAAHSSVHLQSVRRVLEMEAAGLAARVIDEKALLEADETLDHFESLLGAAEIDHDAVMEADIRFHRIVAHASGNPALEALIEALASKTVRTRMWRAITEDGATRATHAEHRAVLRALAAHDPDAARLWMGTHLLAVEEFIHEREVRGLVEEDPALPA
- a CDS encoding amidohydrolase family protein; protein product: MTLIDSHVHVWDPRRLPYAWLAGTELDRPVLPQEVDRAGGTTTGMIFVEAGGSDPLDEARWVDESEWPELIAIVAGADLTLEASAVSDHLNALAALPRVVGVRHLLQDTPVEDFPSVAEGLRVVEAHGARFDACIRHAQLPALIELLAVAPNLTVILDHLGKPPVDEGIGSTAGRAWARNIESLAERPDTFVKLSGMTAESTDPAAFARHADGWIEHALAVFGPERAMVGSDWPVSATFGIGGAFEDWVDRVRRVVGDTDWPTVSAETARRAYLPGGGSALRRMPS
- a CDS encoding hydroxyacid dehydrogenase; translation: MKAALAMAPDMLPFIFGDDELRRLQQLLDLDADRILSSIDDLDDEERAATELLITGWGAFRIGPNELAMLPALRAVVHWGGGIGFLDQSATARGIAVSSARAGNAIPVAEFTVAMITLAAKDAFWVSREYCREQRTIHREIELPHTGLYETTIGLVGASTIGTLVIEQLRDRDVEILVYDPYLTATDAARLEVEPVGDLEELARRSSVLSLHAPAMPQTDRMISRTVLAAMPDGATLVNTARGSLVDQDALIEELAGGRLRAILDVTEPEVLPKGHPLYALPNVFLTPHLAGSTGTELRRLGRAALAEVERFVSGAPFEHPFPLT
- a CDS encoding L-fuconate dehydratase, with translation MTSITAIRVHDVRFPTSLTMDGSDAMNKDGDYSAAYVVIETDEPGLSGYGFTFTIGRGNDLCVEAARQRGIPLIGRRVRDVVGDLGGTYRELASDSQLRWLGPEKGVVHLALAAVMNAVWDLAARRAGKPLWRLLADMTPEELVDVADLRYLSDALTRDEALEMLAEMEPTRKRRIAELELRGGYPCYTTSAGWLGYSDDKLRRLLQEAVDEGYRHVKLKVGADIDDDVRRLRIAREVIGWDAALMIDANQVWDVPEAIEWIGRLAEFKPMWIEEPTSPDDVLGHAAIRKAVAPIGVATGEHGMNRVLFKQMFQAEAIDYCQLDSARLASINEILAVYLMAKKFGVPVCPHAGGVGLCELVQHLSIFDYVAISGTLENRVTEYVDHLHEHFVDPCIIRNGNYVLPNAPGYSAEMFEESVREYSFPNGSHWVSSAAIEGLALEASVH